The following nucleotide sequence is from Natronosalvus caseinilyticus.
CCAGGCCGCAGGGCTGACAGTCGAAGGCCGACCAGACGGATTCTGCGTCGTCCCACGGGGCGATGACCTCGAGGCCGTCCTCGCCGGTGTAGCCGGTTCGGGCGATCCAGCACTCGGATTCGGATTCGGACTCCGTACCCTCGATCGTCGTGTACGTCGCCTCGAACCGGCTGAGATCGCTCACGCGGTCAGGATCGGCGACGACGTCGAGCGCCAGTTCGCGGGCGCCCGGCCCCTGGATCGCGAACATCGCGTACTCGTGCGTCTGGTTTTCGACGGCCGCCTCGAGCCCCCACTTGTCGCGGTGGGTTCGCCAGCGCTCGGTCATGGCCTCGTCGTTCCCGGCGTTCGGGATGAACAGGAAGACGTGGTCGTCACCCTCGTCCGGGAGTCGATAGATAACCGTGTCGTCGATGATCACACCGCCCTCGTCGGTGATCGTCGCGTACTGCGAATCACCGACGTCGAGGGCGGTCACGTCGTTCGACGTGAGTCGTTGCATCAACGCCCGAGCGTCTGGGCCGCTGACCTCGATCTCGCCCATGTGGGAGACGTCGAACTTGCCGACGGATTCCCGGACTGCGCGGTGTTCTTCCTGAATCGAGTCGAACTCGACCGGCATCTCCCAGCCGCCGAATTCGGTGACTTTCGCTCCCCGCTCGTCGTGGACCCCACGCAACGGCGGCATCTGCAGCGACATACTCGTCACGTCACCCGCTGGTAAGTAATGTTTTTACATTCAGCCGGTGCTCGAGGAGCCAGTTCTTTCAAAAAAAGCGGGGTGTACGGTGGGTGCCTGCCGTGATGGCGAGGGTGATTGGCTGGCGTTACTTGCCGAGTTCTTCGACGGAGAGGGTGTAGTACCCGCTGCCGCTGTAGGAGTCGACGAGGATGCCGAGCTCTTCGTCACCGGAGAGTGAGACGGTAATCTCTTCGTTGCTGTCGTAGGTGATCGAGCGCTCGTCGTAGTCCCAGGTCGACGGCGTGCGACCATCGAGGGTCAGGTAGAGGTCGAAGTCGGCGTCGGACGGGCCGGAGAGCGTCACTGTCGCGCTACACGGGTTCGCAGTCTGGAGCGAGTACGTGTAGGAGTGACTGGATCCGCTGTATAGGTAGTCCGAAGCCGAGGCCGACTCGACGACGTCACCGCACTCTCCGCCGGGGTCGTCCGGGTCGTCTGGGTCGTCCGGATCATCCGTTCCGCCCTCGACGATGTTCAGGGCGTCGACGCGGCCGGCACCCTGTTCGTCGGACGGGAGGCCGATGTCGACGGCGGAGTCCTCGAGACGCTGCCAGAGGTCGGCCACCGTATCGCCGGGATGGGCCGCCTTCCCGAGGGCGGCGACGCCCGCCGCGGCTGGACAGGCCATCGACGTCCCGGAGAGTTCCTCGTAGGAATTCCCGGGAACGGTCGAAAGGACGTTGGCACCGGGAGCGGCGACGTTGATCTCGGGGCCCTTGTTCGAGAAGTTCGCGAGATTTTCTTGCTCGTTGAGCGCCGAAACCGCCATACAGTTTTCGTACGCGGCCGGGTAGGAAACCGGTCCCCCGTAGTCGTTACCCGCTGCGGCGATGGGGAGCGAGCCGCTGTCGTAGGCGTAGTCGATTGCGTTTCGCATCGTAGTGTTCGAACCGCCACCACCGAGGGACATGTTGATGATGTCCGCGTTCTGGTCGGCAGCCCACTGGATGGCGTCCGCGATGTCGGAGAGCGACCCACCGCCGTCCGCGCCCAGCGCGCGGCCGGAGAGGATTCGAGAGTTGGACATGCCAGCGATCCCCGTTCCGTTGTTCGTCGTCGCGGCGGCGATACCGGCGACGTGGGTCCCGTGGTTCTCGCTGTTGTTCACGGGGGCGGGATCCTCGTCGTTATCGACGAAGTCGTACCCCTCGTCGCCCGAGAACCGGTCCGCGAGGTCGGGATGGCTGTAATCGACTCCCTGGTCGACGACGGCGACCGTCACGTCCATCGAGCCCAGCGTCGTGTCCCACGCCTGGTCGGCGCGAACCTGCTGGGGAGCGTACTGCTGGCCGTAGTTCGGGTCGTTCGGCTCGAGCTGAGTGTAGTACGTCGCGTTTCGCTCCGCGTACTCGACTTCCGGTCGTCGCTCGAGCTGGTCGATGATCGAGTCCATCGTGCCGACTCGATCCTCGTCGACCTCGAGCGCCATGTAGCCGAGTGTCTCGTTCTCGTGAACGACGGCGGCGTGGTCGGGTGTATTCTCTTCGACTTTGGTTCGCGCAGTGGCCAACCCCACCGTGTTCGATTTTCCGACGAGAATTTCGTTCTCCTTCGGGCCGGGGGTACGTCCGGGAGTAGCGGCGGTGATCCCGCCAAGACCCATGAACGCACCGAGGGCGCCGGCTGCTTTCAGTACGGAACGGCGATCGTAACCTGGACTGCCATGTTCTGGCATGGTGTGGCTATGCGTACCGCTATCTATAATTAAATAGTTGTGAAACTCGTTGGAATTTACTGTCAATGGATCAATTGATTTGAGATTCAGGTGTTGGGAAAGTAAATATCGGGGCGAATATTGATCGATTCGGGTTTGAAATATACCTGGAGAGAAGAAAACAACGAAATATAAGTTTATTAAAATAATCTATTGCCAGGGGAGGATAGTTGGCTGGATACACCAATTTCCGACTGACGGGATGGCGGCGACGCTAGTACTGTAACGAGGAATAGCTCCGCATCTCGAGTCTCTTCGCTACACCTA
It contains:
- the gcvT gene encoding glycine cleavage system aminomethyltransferase GcvT, with protein sequence MSLQMPPLRGVHDERGAKVTEFGGWEMPVEFDSIQEEHRAVRESVGKFDVSHMGEIEVSGPDARALMQRLTSNDVTALDVGDSQYATITDEGGVIIDDTVIYRLPDEGDDHVFLFIPNAGNDEAMTERWRTHRDKWGLEAAVENQTHEYAMFAIQGPGARELALDVVADPDRVSDLSRFEATYTTIEGTESESESECWIARTGYTGEDGLEVIAPWDDAESVWSAFDCQPCGLGARDTLRLEAGFVLAGQDFDRETNPRTPYECGIGFTVKLDTEFVGRDALERTKEEGVEEKLVGFRLVDRGIARHGYDITTTDGDVIGTVTSGTMSPTLEAAIGLGYVPVEYADAGTKIRVDVRGRPKKAKIETPPFVDTV
- a CDS encoding S8 family serine peptidase encodes the protein MPEHGSPGYDRRSVLKAAGALGAFMGLGGITAATPGRTPGPKENEILVGKSNTVGLATARTKVEENTPDHAAVVHENETLGYMALEVDEDRVGTMDSIIDQLERRPEVEYAERNATYYTQLEPNDPNYGQQYAPQQVRADQAWDTTLGSMDVTVAVVDQGVDYSHPDLADRFSGDEGYDFVDNDEDPAPVNNSENHGTHVAGIAAATTNNGTGIAGMSNSRILSGRALGADGGGSLSDIADAIQWAADQNADIINMSLGGGGSNTTMRNAIDYAYDSGSLPIAAAGNDYGGPVSYPAAYENCMAVSALNEQENLANFSNKGPEINVAAPGANVLSTVPGNSYEELSGTSMACPAAAGVAALGKAAHPGDTVADLWQRLEDSAVDIGLPSDEQGAGRVDALNIVEGGTDDPDDPDDPDDPGGECGDVVESASASDYLYSGSSHSYTYSLQTANPCSATVTLSGPSDADFDLYLTLDGRTPSTWDYDERSITYDSNEEITVSLSGDEELGILVDSYSGSGYYTLSVEELGK